In Carassius auratus strain Wakin unplaced genomic scaffold, ASM336829v1 scaf_tig00000254, whole genome shotgun sequence, the following proteins share a genomic window:
- the LOC113068879 gene encoding leucine-rich repeat-containing protein 38-like, with the protein MFSCVRWFQPFLALLSSTLLTWGYNCPSSCLCPDHHTVDCTGQGLTRLPDSIPLDVRRLLLSNNWIPWIPSDFLVLYSDLVYLDLRNNSLTRLEPGILSTFSRLVYLDLGSNNLTEIPSGTFGESRSLIKLRLGNNPYLNMVSKDAFAGLTSLRELELERNALSVLDVGVLSQLPSLRVIRLEGNPWLCNCNFAKLFLWLLENRHKLPTGLDGMECSLPGDGRQVSLSVLSEDSFRECRGLLTLTDYLIVIFSGICISVAAIIASFFLASTIHCFQRLKSKRTDEEEAED; encoded by the exons ATGTTCTCATGTGTTCGCTGGTTTCAGCCTTTCCTTGCCTTGCTATCCTCTACCTTGTTAACGTGGGGGTACAACTGCCCATCCAGCTGCTTGTGTCCAGACCATCACACCGTGGACTGCACCGGTCAAGGACTCACCCGTCTTCCAGATTCCATCCCTTTGGACGTACGGAGACTCCTTCTGTCTAACAACTGGATTCCCTGGATCCCTTCTGATTTCCTGGTTCTCTACAGTGATTTGGTGTACCTGGATCTGAGGAATAACTCCCTAACAAGGCTTGAACCTGGGATTCTGAGCACATTCTCCAGACTGGTCTACCTTGACCTTGGGAGCAACAACTTGACTGAGATCCCCTCAGGAACTTTCGGGGAATCCCGTAGTCTGATCAAGCTACGACTGGGGAACAATCCATATTTGAATATGGTCAGCAAGGATGCCTTTGCGGGCCTCACCTCTTTACGAGAGCTCGAGCTGGAGAGGAATGCCCTCTCTGTTCTGGACGTTGGGGTGTTGAGCCAGTTGCCTTCTTTGCGGGTGATACGCCTGGAAGGGAACCCCTGGTTGTGCAATTGCAACTTTGCCAAACTCTTTCTGTGGCTATTGGAGAATCGTCACAAGCTCCCAACTG GGTTAGATGGTATGGAGTGCTCTCTTCCAGGGGACGGGCGGCAGGTGTCCCTCAGTGTGCTTTCTGAGGACAGTTTCCGGGAGTGTCGAGGATTGCTGACTCTCACTGATTATCTCATAGTCATTTTTTCTGGAATTTGTATTTCAGTGGCAGCCATTATTGCCAGTTTCTTTCTGGCCTCCACTATCCACTGTTTCCAGCGGCTCAAATCCAAAAGGACAGATGAAGAGGAGGCCGAGGACTGA